The following coding sequences are from one Halomonas sp. HAL1 window:
- a CDS encoding O-methyltransferase, translating into MSETLQELLMEVERFGQQNDAAISERPRRMLNITRDTGEFLSVLVQATNAQRVLEIGTSNGYSTLWLAQAAQMIGGHVTTVELSEFKLAMAARNFERSGLSKVITQHRGEAGGLLESIDDACFDLVFLDSKRSDYVQWWPNIQRVLRKGGLLVVDNATSHTDEMAPFMVQVSADPNFTTCTVPVGNGEFLATRCGS; encoded by the coding sequence GTGAGTGAAACTCTTCAAGAATTGCTAATGGAAGTTGAGCGATTTGGCCAACAAAACGATGCTGCCATTTCTGAACGCCCAAGACGAATGCTCAATATCACCCGTGATACGGGGGAGTTTCTATCGGTACTTGTTCAAGCAACCAACGCGCAACGAGTGTTGGAAATTGGCACTTCCAACGGGTACTCCACCTTGTGGCTGGCCCAGGCGGCACAGATGATTGGAGGGCACGTCACCACCGTTGAACTTTCCGAATTCAAGCTTGCGATGGCCGCGAGGAATTTTGAGCGCTCAGGCCTCTCTAAGGTCATCACTCAGCATCGAGGGGAGGCGGGTGGTCTTCTTGAAAGCATAGACGATGCCTGTTTCGATCTGGTCTTTTTAGACTCAAAACGCTCTGATTATGTGCAATGGTGGCCTAATATCCAGCGAGTTTTACGCAAAGGTGGGCTTCTTGTGGTGGATAACGCCACCTCCCATACAGATGAAATGGCTCCTTTCATGGTGCAGGTATCGGCAGATCCCAATTTCACCACATGCACCGTCCCCGTTGGTAATGGTGAGTTTCTGGCGACGCGGTGTGGTAGTTAA
- a CDS encoding LysE family translocator → MSIEIWFAFALASVALLAIPGPTILTVVSYSIAQGRRANIPLVVAVALGDSTALLFSLLGLGAVLATSAFWFTVIKWIGGLYLLYMGIKLLRAGISSVQSVTPAVSGSRWKLFTNTYLVTALNPKGIIFFVAFLPQFVSPNANAGQQLWILAITFVALATLNATLYAVFATSVRKMLASRRAQRRFNLVGGTLLSSAGVWALLAKRPV, encoded by the coding sequence ATGTCTATTGAAATCTGGTTCGCCTTTGCCCTTGCGTCGGTGGCGTTGCTTGCCATCCCTGGGCCAACGATTTTGACCGTGGTCAGCTACTCCATTGCCCAAGGCAGGCGCGCCAATATTCCCCTAGTTGTTGCAGTGGCGTTGGGTGACTCAACGGCGCTGCTCTTTTCACTGCTTGGCCTGGGAGCGGTGTTAGCCACCTCGGCCTTTTGGTTCACCGTGATTAAATGGATCGGCGGTTTATACCTGCTTTATATGGGCATAAAGCTGTTGCGTGCCGGTATATCGTCGGTGCAGTCGGTAACACCGGCGGTATCAGGTTCGCGCTGGAAGCTCTTCACTAACACCTATCTCGTTACTGCGCTTAACCCGAAGGGCATTATCTTCTTCGTCGCCTTTTTGCCGCAATTCGTCAGCCCGAACGCCAATGCTGGGCAACAACTGTGGATACTTGCGATCACGTTTGTGGCGTTGGCAACGCTTAATGCCACTCTCTACGCCGTATTCGCAACGTCGGTGCGCAAGATGCTGGCATCGCGTCGCGCCCAGCGTCGCTTCAACTTGGTTGGCGGAACGTTACTCTCTTCAGCGGGTGTCTGGGCGCTGCTTGCCAAGCGGCCTGTGTAA
- a CDS encoding PHB depolymerase family esterase: MTTSSDTHNRLTALKKFGTDPGSLHADTYIPKNFQKNGPLVVVLHGSTQSAESYNHGSGWSTLADECGIALLYPEQRKTNNALSSFNWFKTGDTRRGGGEPLSIRHMINQVVEDHCIDPTRVYITGLSSGGAMASVMLATYPEVFAGGAIIAGLPYRSADTLMQAMVRMKGYGGPSDSKLDSLVRGASTFDGPWPTISVWHGGSDSTVDNANADSIVRQWQKIHEVEGPPTRVEQVDGFPRQVWCNADRREVIEEYIIGKMGHGTPIMAEGEDGLGEEGKYMLEVGISSTRHIAHFWDLTA, encoded by the coding sequence ATGACGACATCTTCAGATACCCACAATCGTCTGACCGCGTTAAAAAAATTCGGAACTGACCCTGGGTCGTTGCATGCAGACACCTATATCCCGAAGAATTTTCAGAAGAATGGGCCACTCGTCGTCGTTCTACACGGCAGCACCCAGTCGGCTGAGAGCTATAATCACGGATCAGGCTGGTCAACTCTCGCCGATGAATGCGGGATAGCGCTTCTGTATCCGGAGCAGAGGAAAACCAATAACGCTCTTAGCAGCTTCAATTGGTTCAAGACTGGCGACACCCGCCGTGGCGGAGGCGAACCACTCTCTATTCGTCATATGATCAATCAGGTCGTTGAGGATCACTGTATCGACCCAACACGTGTGTACATCACGGGGTTGTCCTCGGGTGGGGCAATGGCATCTGTGATGCTGGCGACCTATCCAGAGGTATTCGCGGGAGGTGCGATCATCGCTGGACTACCCTACCGCAGCGCGGACACTCTGATGCAAGCGATGGTTCGCATGAAAGGATATGGCGGCCCTTCGGATAGCAAGCTCGACTCGCTTGTGCGTGGAGCGTCGACATTTGACGGCCCTTGGCCAACAATTTCGGTCTGGCATGGTGGCAGCGATTCGACTGTAGACAATGCCAACGCTGATTCTATCGTTCGACAGTGGCAGAAGATTCACGAGGTCGAAGGGCCACCGACCCGAGTTGAGCAGGTAGATGGTTTTCCCCGACAGGTCTGGTGCAACGCGGACAGGCGGGAGGTGATCGAGGAATACATCATCGGCAAGATGGGGCACGGTACGCCGATCATGGCTGAGGGGGAAGACGGCCTCGGGGAAGAAGGCAAGTATATGCTGGAAGTCGGTATTTCTTCGACCCGCCATATAGCGCATTTCTGGGATCTTACTGCGTAA
- a CDS encoding arsinothricin resistance N-acetyltransferase ArsN1 family B, protein MIRDAVKGDSEGIAHIYNYYIENTAISFEETPVSGTDIERRIENVQMAGLPWMVAVEDYAVVGYAYATKWKERSAYRFSAEVSVYLSNQVQGRGLGASLYETLFSKLKEGGINTVIGGITLPNPASVALHEKMGMKKVAHFENVGFKFNQWQDVGYWQLSLGERSGAEQAVSSR, encoded by the coding sequence ATGATCAGAGATGCCGTAAAGGGTGATTCGGAAGGCATAGCGCACATTTATAATTACTACATTGAAAATACCGCTATTTCATTTGAAGAAACGCCAGTATCGGGTACCGATATCGAGCGCAGAATCGAGAATGTTCAAATGGCCGGTTTACCCTGGATGGTGGCAGTGGAAGATTATGCTGTGGTGGGCTATGCCTACGCGACTAAATGGAAAGAGAGGAGCGCCTATCGATTTTCAGCCGAGGTCAGTGTCTACCTTTCCAACCAGGTGCAGGGTAGGGGCTTGGGTGCATCGTTGTATGAAACACTCTTTTCTAAGCTCAAAGAAGGCGGGATTAATACGGTGATTGGCGGCATTACGCTACCCAACCCAGCCAGTGTCGCACTGCATGAAAAAATGGGTATGAAGAAAGTGGCACATTTTGAAAATGTTGGGTTTAAGTTCAATCAGTGGCAAGACGTTGGGTACTGGCAGTTAAGCTTGGGGGAAAGGTCAGGAGCTGAGCAAGCGGTATCCAGTCGATGA
- a CDS encoding Crp/Fnr family transcriptional regulator, whose translation MSYFLHTPNTNQLLASLPDVERYALMADCETVELAFGKVLFQPGDTITHVYFPIDSFNSLTAVINGGIRLEVAMAGREGMLGTSLVLAINEAPLLALVQGSGTALRISAARFQWLLEKGPVLHQRLNKYLYVVMNQLAKSVACNHFHQIEARLARWLLMTEDRANSAQLQLTHEFLAMMLGVRRAGITLAASALQARSLIRYHRGAIVVLDRPGLIETACECYTEDCALYARVMKSL comes from the coding sequence ATGTCTTATTTTTTGCACACTCCTAACACCAATCAGCTACTTGCGTCGCTACCAGACGTTGAGCGGTATGCCTTGATGGCTGACTGTGAAACCGTGGAACTTGCCTTTGGCAAAGTGTTATTCCAGCCCGGCGATACGATCACCCACGTTTACTTCCCCATCGATAGTTTTAATTCACTCACTGCAGTCATCAATGGTGGCATCCGGCTTGAAGTCGCGATGGCAGGCCGAGAAGGTATGCTGGGCACCTCGCTGGTGCTAGCTATCAATGAGGCGCCCCTCCTTGCATTGGTTCAGGGCTCGGGGACCGCCTTGCGTATCAGCGCTGCCCGCTTCCAGTGGCTACTTGAGAAGGGCCCTGTGCTGCATCAACGGTTAAATAAGTACCTCTATGTGGTGATGAATCAGCTAGCGAAATCAGTGGCCTGTAACCACTTTCATCAGATTGAAGCCCGGCTCGCCCGCTGGCTGCTGATGACGGAGGATCGCGCTAACTCTGCTCAATTGCAGCTGACCCATGAGTTTCTCGCCATGATGCTCGGTGTCCGGCGTGCCGGGATTACGCTGGCAGCGTCCGCCCTTCAGGCCCGTAGCTTAATTCGTTATCACCGTGGCGCAATCGTCGTGCTTGACCGACCGGGCCTGATTGAGACGGCCTGCGAGTGCTACACCGAAGATTGCGCACTATATGCCAGAGTAATGAAGTCATTGTAA
- a CDS encoding Crp/Fnr family transcriptional regulator, with amino-acid sequence MSLIDTEVMRGLSTQGALSPEDKALLLGLELSPRYMSANEVLWQESEDADLFCVVKEGWAYSYRNLKNGSKQVLKFYLPGDIIGIRDFGFTRRLASAAMINKGVICPFSYQQLFELFGRSNLAAGIVATATRQQAQLSERLIYLGKYSAHEQLAHFLYEIYLRLKRIEAVKDNSFFMPLTQELISDALGMSPVHVSRTFSMLREEGLVIRNRQHVKLPDPEALARLVEFNDSYIDELLPPSFNELLKASL; translated from the coding sequence GTGTCTCTCATCGATACAGAAGTGATGCGGGGCCTTAGTACTCAAGGCGCGCTGTCTCCAGAAGACAAAGCGCTATTGCTGGGCCTTGAGCTCAGCCCTAGGTACATGTCGGCTAACGAGGTGCTCTGGCAGGAAAGCGAGGATGCTGATCTGTTCTGCGTGGTCAAGGAGGGCTGGGCATACTCCTATCGCAACTTAAAAAATGGTTCAAAGCAGGTCCTCAAGTTCTATCTCCCTGGCGATATCATCGGTATTCGCGATTTTGGTTTCACTCGCCGACTGGCAAGTGCGGCAATGATTAATAAAGGTGTGATCTGTCCGTTCTCATATCAGCAGCTTTTTGAACTTTTTGGGCGTTCGAACCTAGCCGCCGGCATCGTGGCCACAGCAACACGCCAGCAGGCGCAACTCTCCGAGCGGCTGATTTACCTCGGCAAGTATTCAGCCCACGAGCAGCTGGCACACTTTCTCTACGAAATCTATCTGCGACTCAAACGGATCGAGGCCGTCAAGGATAATAGCTTCTTCATGCCGCTCACTCAGGAACTGATTAGCGACGCGCTGGGGATGAGCCCGGTTCACGTGAGCCGGACTTTCTCAATGCTGCGTGAGGAGGGGTTGGTGATCCGAAACCGTCAGCACGTGAAGTTACCCGACCCCGAAGCGCTGGCGCGGTTAGTCGAATTCAATGATAGCTATATCGATGAACTCTTACCTCCCTCATTTAATGAACTTCTAAAAGCTAGCTTATAA
- a CDS encoding Crp/Fnr family transcriptional regulator: MLEPRDFQQNALLSRLPEEELNRLLPDLEKVTLTLGQSLGESGELMSHVYFPVDSIVSLLYVMENGASTEIAVVGHEGIVGVSLFMGGETTPNRAVVQSAGHAYRLKGNLLKNEFYRAGPMQRLLLRYTQALLTQMAQTAVCNRHHSLDQQLCRWLLLSIDRLPGKTLNMTQELISNMLGVRREGVSESAGKLQKSGLISYSRGCITVIDRAGLEERVCECYAVVKEEYDRLLSHENVTT; this comes from the coding sequence ATGCTTGAACCGCGTGATTTTCAACAAAACGCGTTGCTTAGCCGACTGCCGGAAGAAGAACTGAATCGCCTATTGCCTGATCTCGAAAAGGTGACGCTGACATTGGGCCAATCGCTGGGGGAGTCCGGAGAGCTGATGAGCCATGTCTACTTTCCGGTTGATTCCATTGTTTCATTGCTTTATGTAATGGAGAACGGTGCTTCAACAGAGATTGCCGTTGTAGGCCATGAAGGCATTGTAGGCGTGTCGCTCTTTATGGGCGGTGAGACTACACCCAACCGAGCGGTCGTACAGAGTGCCGGGCACGCTTATCGTCTTAAGGGTAACTTGCTCAAAAACGAATTCTACCGCGCTGGTCCGATGCAACGGTTGCTGCTGCGCTACACCCAAGCCTTGCTAACGCAGATGGCACAGACGGCGGTATGCAATCGTCATCACAGCCTCGATCAGCAGCTATGTCGCTGGCTGCTGCTCAGCATTGATCGGTTACCTGGCAAGACATTAAACATGACTCAGGAATTGATCTCCAATATGCTCGGTGTTCGTCGCGAAGGGGTGTCTGAGTCGGCGGGTAAACTTCAGAAATCCGGTTTGATCTCCTATAGTCGTGGATGTATCACTGTAATAGACCGGGCTGGGCTAGAAGAGCGTGTCTGTGAATGCTATGCGGTCGTCAAGGAAGAGTACGACCGCCTGCTGAGCCACGAGAACGTAACAACGTAA